From Brassica rapa cultivar Chiifu-401-42 chromosome A06, CAAS_Brap_v3.01, whole genome shotgun sequence:
GCGGTCATTCATATACTCAACCGTACCCGTGAACTTTACAAGCGCAGAATCCAAGAAACCGCTAGTATAGATCAGCTGGCTTCTATATTTGCTGAGTGTGCCATTACAGAAGCACAGCCGCTTGGGCACGAGCCGATATCAACAGACTTATTTGGTACTAAAGAAAGAGTTACAGCGGATGCTCGTGGCATATCTATTCTGGAGAAAAGCGGGAGGTCGCAGATCATGCTTGATGCCTTTGCTGACGGAAGCAGCTTTATTTGTTTGCAGTGCGGTGGTCTGGTGAGCACTCATAGGAGAGATGAACACTATGCGTACTGGTGTAGCAATATGTGAAACACACGGATGCTCTTGTTTTGTTGGGCATGACATGAGAAGCTAATGGTATGTTGCTTCTTGCTTGTAACATCTGGGTGttaattgttgttgttgttgttgatcttTGAAGGCAATGGGAGATGTATAACACTTACAGAATCTGTCTCATACATTAGCATCCTAGACTTGTAATGTTTCTGATGCTTATCAATAAAAGCTTCAAGAAAAGACATTGAATGATATCTCTCTGAGTCTTTGGTTCACCTCTCTCGTTTCACATCTCAATCTTGTGATACGATTTGCTAAAACtttttgaacaaaaacaaaactgaacACTAAATAGATATTTTATCATTTACAACAAAACCAGATGATGTTTTATTTCCTTCATGAGCTCCTTTAGTGGATGTATAAGATGTCAATTCTATcaacatgaaaaaaaagaacaatctGACTCCTAAAAAGCCTTAAGCTATCTGTTACCTACAACAGCAAGTGATCAGCAGCATCTGCCCGCTCGTCCTGGTGGTTCAATATCACGCAACGTTGAGAGTTTTCCTCCCAAAGTGAAACATAGCAGTAACTTGATCACATGATCTTCTTAGGCAGAGCCTTATGTCGAGATTTAGCCTTGAGAAGTGTTTCGTCACTGTGCCTAATCCACTCGGAGAGCCTCCATGGCTTTTGCCACTTCCATTTGAATTGGACAATCCACTGGTGATGACTTCTCTTCCACCTCCAAAGTTTCCCACTCTGTTGTCCTATGGCTGATAGTTTCCTCATCGATACTTGTCCCATTGGTACCATCTTCACCAAACAAAAAGTACATAACACTCTTAGATACTAAATACTAATAGAGAGCCTGTAATTTCATTGCTCCATCATAAGAATAAAATGAACTAAACCTTCTTGTTTGTATTGATAAATGCAGCAGAGTCTTTCACTTTGCCGTTAGCAATCCCCGGAGTGAATTTGAGCTGTTTTTGTGCTGGCACAGTCATTGGAGAAGGTGTGGTCATGTCCTCAACTAAATGCTTCACTGAACTCGGTGGGGTTCCCTATTACCAACATTTTACATTTCATGTGTTATTTCTCTAAccaaaactaaactaaaatatGGATAAGACAGGAGAGGTGGTATAATCTTACAAGTGGAGATGAAGCTAAGGAAGTTGCATGTGCTTGCTCTCTTAACTTAACCTCCTTTTCAGCTTCTTTCCTTCTCAGCTCACTCTGCCTCAGAAGGCCAACAATTTCTTTAAACTGATCTTTCATCTCTTTTATCTCTACATCTTTCTCCCATAACTGGCACCTGCATGATGGATAAAGAAATGAGAAAAGACATGAGTATCTTGACTTGGAGATTAGTTTTCATCAAGGTAGGACGTGTGCGGTGGTACCTTGTTTCCGCAAGAGAGTTGAACATATACTGAAGCAAGTTCTTTGCCTCTCCCATTGATCGTAGCTGGTTCCAACGTCCACGGCTTGTAAAGGCACGCTCACGTTCCTCTGCCTCAGAGAGTTGTGACGCCATTGCCACTAGAGAGTTAGAAGATATCCCTAGCATGTTCTCAAGTGAAGATATTCTCGCCGTCCTTGCATTAGGTGACAACGATGATGCcctgaaaataaaaacttgtaAGCAAAATTAGAAATCAAATGAAAATTCATGTGAGAAAAGAAAAGTAACCTAGCAAAGCCATTCTTTCCTCTTGGAGGACTTAACCCTTTCACTGCAAACTCATCAACTTGTCTTAACACAGACAACTCTTCCGCTAGAGCAGCTCGTCtgaaattattattattcatcACATGCATAATCAGTAAGTCAACGGTCTTAAATTATTGCAAAGGTCAAATGCATTCGGGGGACATACACATGGCTTTGTTTCTCGTACTCGTGGCGTACTTCATGCACATTCACCATGACTTCCAGCTCATGATCTAGCCACCGCTGCAACGACTTCTCATTGGTCTAAAAGATTAATGAACTGAATTAGATTTCTAAATAATCACAATGATAAAGAAAGAAGGGACTATATGGTCAATCCGCACCTGACCATTTGTTGCAAAGCCATTTGTACCACCTGCATAATTAGTGTTGTACTTTAGAATCTCAAAAGCACAAACAAAAACAACTTTTTTACTTAGAATCTCAGCCAGCTAATTACAAAGACTGTTCAAGTATTTTGCCATTGTTCAAATCACAGAACATCAACTATCAAAATCATTTAAAGTGTTCGGTTATAAGTCATACCTGAGTGTTCACGAGGAGAAGATTTCCGAGCTTCCAACAACTCTTTTAACCTCTTGGTAGCCATTGCAGCCTCTTCTGTTTTCCTCTGAAGAACCTGAGAGTGCAAATTTTATTTAACTTCACAGCTGAATCttcttttttaagtttttttttttaaagtatctTTCGGAGACCATGGCATATAACTCAAGGTAAATTATCTTGCGCATACCATTTTCTGGCGCTGATTTAAAGCTTGCAGCTTATGCCTTTCATACTCACTCTTTCTCCCTTCTTTCCGTAACTGTGTTGGCCAGtgaaacatttaaatataaaagtaCATTTAAGAGTCAAAGATCATTTAAGAGAACAATTCTTGTGGAAGAAATGTTCAAAGGACGTAAGCAAGGCAAAGGTACCTGCAAAAGTTCCTTCTCCCGGGAGGCTTTCCACTGCCGAAACTGTTCTGCTTCCTGTTTCATTCTGTGCTGCAGCTGGACCTATAAAACCCAAGGAAGATAATCAAACCAAATGCATTTGAATGAAAACATGTGACATGAGTATTACCTTTTGTGCCTTGATAGATTGAATTTCATCCTGTAACCTCTTAGCCGCGTCATCACTCTTTTGTTTCTGCTTCAGTAGCTGAACCTGGCTCTCTTGCTTTTTCTTAAGGTCTTGAATCTGTGCTTCAAGCGATTTAAGATTCTGAGCATGCACATCTTCCAACTTCTGTGCTTGGCCATCAGAAGAAGCAAGGTTCTCAATTTCAGCCAACAAACGGTTTCTCTCTTCCtgaaaagaaagacaaaaaaaaaacagttcaaCAATTCTCTTTTCATGAAACTTTCAGGAGGAAAGAAAACAATGAGCACCATATGCACACTTTATTCTACCTGAACCGATTTCTTCTCATCCTCCACCTCTGCAATTTTCTTTCCAAAATGTTGCTTTAGCGCAGCCGGATCATCAAAAAGCTTCATTTCAGACTGTTTTCATAAATTTGACTATGTAGTTATGGACAAGAACAAATCTCAAACCctctttaaaaattaaaataacaagTAAATAAAAGAGACCTCTTTTTCCTCTAGACGGCGGTTCAGTTCATGCAACTCTTTGTCCATACTATTTTGCAAAAGCTTGTGCTCCCACTCCTTTGCCTCTTCGTCTACTTCCCTTGAATCACCCGTAGTGGCTTCAACCATGGGGTAATTAGACGACTCTATGCTGTGCAAGCTCCTTTTTAGCCCATCAGGTCTGCCCGAGCCCACAATCTCATCCTGTACACCAAATAGTGA
This genomic window contains:
- the LOC103874907 gene encoding uncharacterized protein LOC103874907 isoform X1; the encoded protein is MHYAMNGDSEAEMMDTDSSKPTTPRDDFLAAARRLVDQGQPSQALQAVVMAMRTQGGDEAVIHILNRTRELYKRRIQETASIDQLASIFAECAITEAQPLGHEPISTDLFGTKERVTADARGISILEKSGRSQIMLDAFADGSSFICLQCGGLVSTHRRDEHYAYWCSNM
- the LOC103874907 gene encoding uncharacterized protein LOC103874907 isoform X2, whose translation is MAMRTQGGDEAVIHILNRTRELYKRRIQETASIDQLASIFAECAITEAQPLGHEPISTDLFGTKERVTADARGISILEKSGRSQIMLDAFADGSSFICLQCGGLVSTHRRDEHYAYWCSNM
- the LOC103874906 gene encoding kinesin-like protein KIN-4A isoform X2, with the protein product MESDDCSVKVAVHIRPLIGDERLQGCKDCVTVVSGKPQVQIGSHSFTFDHVYGSTCSPSTEMYQECAAPLVDGLFQGYNATVLAYGQTGSGKTYTMGTGCGDNSTQTGIVPQVMNALFTKIETLKDHIEFQIHVSFIEIHKEEVQDLLDPSTINKSDTKVAHVPGKPPIQIRESSNGVITLAGSTEVSVSTLKEMAACLDQGSVSRATGSTNMNNQSSRSHAIFTISVEQMRKVNNNTDSSENGSLKEEYLCAKLHLVDLAGSERAKRTGSDGMRFKEGVHINKGLLALGNVISALGDEKKRKDGAHVPYRDSKLTRLLQDSLGGNSRTVMIACISPADINAEETLNTLKYANRARNIRNKPVVNRDPVSSEMLKMRQQLEYLQAELSLRNGGSSCAELQVLKERIASLETANEDLCRELHEYRSRCGGVEEPSEKDFKDIQADEIVGSGRPDGLKRSLHSIESSNYPMVEATTGDSREVDEEAKEWEHKLLQNSMDKELHELNRRLEEKESEMKLFDDPAALKQHFGKKIAEVEDEKKSVQEERNRLLAEIENLASSDGQAQKLEDVHAQNLKSLEAQIQDLKKKQESQVQLLKQKQKSDDAAKRLQDEIQSIKAQKVQLQHRMKQEAEQFRQWKASREKELLQLRKEGRKSEYERHKLQALNQRQKMVLQRKTEEAAMATKRLKELLEARKSSPREHSGGTNGFATNGQTNEKSLQRWLDHELEVMVNVHEVRHEYEKQSHVRAALAEELSVLRQVDEFAVKGLSPPRGKNGFARASSLSPNARTARISSLENMLGISSNSLVAMASQLSEAEERERAFTSRGRWNQLRSMGEAKNLLQYMFNSLAETRCQLWEKDVEIKEMKDQFKEIVGLLRQSELRRKEAEKEVKLREQAHATSLASSPLGTPPSSVKHLVEDMTTPSPMTVPAQKQLKFTPGIANGKVKDSAAFINTNKKMVPMGQVSMRKLSAIGQQSGKLWRWKRSHHQWIVQFKWKWQKPWRLSEWIRHSDETLLKAKSRHKALPKKIM
- the LOC103874906 gene encoding kinesin-like protein KIN-4A isoform X1, with protein sequence MESDDCSVKVAVHIRPLIGDERLQGCKDCVTVVSGKPQVQIGSHSFTFDHVYGSTCSPSTEMYQECAAPLVDGLFQGYNATVLAYGQTGSGKTYTMGTGCGDNSTQTGIVPQVMNALFTKIETLKDHIEFQIHVSFIEIHKEEVQDLLDPSTINKSDTKVAHVPGKPPIQIRESSNGVITLAGSTEVSVSTLKEMAACLDQGSVSRATGSTNMNNQSSRSHAIFTISVEQMRKVNNNTDSSENGSLKEEYLCAKLHLVDLAGSERAKRTGSDGMRFKEGVHINKGLLALGNVISALGDEKKRKDGAHVPYRDSKLTRLLQDSLGGNSRTVMIACISPADINAEETLNTLKYANRARNIRNKPVVNRDPVSSEMLKMRQQLEYLQAELSLRNGGSSCAELQVLKERIASLETANEDLCRELHEYRSRCGGVEEPSEKDFKDIQAVDEIVGSGRPDGLKRSLHSIESSNYPMVEATTGDSREVDEEAKEWEHKLLQNSMDKELHELNRRLEEKESEMKLFDDPAALKQHFGKKIAEVEDEKKSVQEERNRLLAEIENLASSDGQAQKLEDVHAQNLKSLEAQIQDLKKKQESQVQLLKQKQKSDDAAKRLQDEIQSIKAQKVQLQHRMKQEAEQFRQWKASREKELLQLRKEGRKSEYERHKLQALNQRQKMVLQRKTEEAAMATKRLKELLEARKSSPREHSGGTNGFATNGQTNEKSLQRWLDHELEVMVNVHEVRHEYEKQSHVRAALAEELSVLRQVDEFAVKGLSPPRGKNGFARASSLSPNARTARISSLENMLGISSNSLVAMASQLSEAEERERAFTSRGRWNQLRSMGEAKNLLQYMFNSLAETRCQLWEKDVEIKEMKDQFKEIVGLLRQSELRRKEAEKEVKLREQAHATSLASSPLGTPPSSVKHLVEDMTTPSPMTVPAQKQLKFTPGIANGKVKDSAAFINTNKKMVPMGQVSMRKLSAIGQQSGKLWRWKRSHHQWIVQFKWKWQKPWRLSEWIRHSDETLLKAKSRHKALPKKIM